In a single window of the Nitrospira sp. MA-1 genome:
- a CDS encoding glycosyltransferase family A protein produces the protein MNFTEQSIVRLPLVSVVVPVYNAAKFLTETLNSILCQTYKQIEVIAVNDGSTDSSREILKEFSGRIHWIDQENYGVAIARNVGIAHSRGNFVAFCDADDIWFPEKIECQMDLMHRHPDVGVVGGLLENVDELGRKIEACLCYLDLYDKPINLRQILLMEGNVNGIDMSTAIIRKNVLEKIQGFDPEHKHLKAEDYDFWIRISNQTKFYLPYEYFGQYRVLRKSRSHGSLRKEYSAQFQILQMYRSEYSLKNYNIRKAKIYSEWAESSFVVGEKHAWKLQAKAMKLHPANLYHQVRFGWGLIKHMVKSLVRPFQGNIGFRKDIG, from the coding sequence TTGAATTTTACTGAACAAAGCATTGTACGTTTACCTTTAGTCTCTGTGGTTGTTCCAGTCTATAATGCCGCTAAATTTTTAACTGAAACTCTTAATTCCATCCTATGCCAGACCTATAAACAAATTGAGGTTATTGCCGTAAATGATGGCTCTACGGATTCCTCGAGAGAAATTTTAAAAGAATTTTCTGGTCGGATTCATTGGATAGATCAGGAGAACTATGGGGTGGCCATTGCTCGAAATGTGGGAATTGCCCACAGTAGGGGAAATTTTGTCGCGTTTTGTGACGCCGATGATATTTGGTTTCCTGAGAAAATCGAATGTCAAATGGACCTTATGCATAGGCATCCTGATGTAGGGGTTGTCGGGGGGTTGTTGGAAAATGTTGATGAATTGGGAAGAAAAATCGAAGCATGCCTGTGTTATTTAGACCTATATGACAAGCCGATAAATCTTAGGCAGATTCTACTGATGGAAGGTAATGTGAACGGTATAGACATGTCGACTGCGATCATTAGAAAAAATGTTTTGGAAAAAATCCAGGGATTTGATCCTGAGCATAAACATCTCAAGGCGGAGGACTATGATTTTTGGATACGAATTTCGAACCAAACAAAATTTTACCTGCCCTATGAATATTTTGGTCAATATCGGGTTCTCAGAAAATCCAGGAGTCATGGAAGCTTGCGAAAAGAATATTCTGCGCAATTCCAAATATTGCAAATGTACAGAAGTGAGTATTCTCTCAAGAATTACAACATACGTAAGGCCAAGATTTATAGTGAATGGGCCGAGAGTAGCTTTGTTGTTGGGGAAAAGCATGCCTGGAAGTTGCAAGCCAAGGCTATGAAATTGCATCCGGCAAACCTCTACCACCAGGTCCGGTTCGGCTGGGGATTGATTAAACACATGGTGAAAAGCCTTGTTCGTCCTTTCCAAGGGAATATTGGTTTTCGCAAGGATATCGGGTGA
- a CDS encoding phosphotransferase produces MASTIHERLADLVEGYGWLDGVGKILNELGSEERKKLFWEIHLGSQAAWMLWVGRTSQDTVLVLDAGLGTTTVALSYLFINVTGVYRDEPSRRCAIARARQEGRKIKTVLYGLNQSLSFQEGLFDLVCLPDPQVWLEAGVGTVRKARDFFSELFNLLTPGGMIYLGMREGPLFSDIGYEATRVYQRGLGSAMVRNSSRVLNRLSFYPTCGPVEAVFEERNKKSWVSKGRSTLKKVLRGESYGLIVGKSCPERSSGVIGDIVSQPEIDQSDRSDIQVYVGTANTLVGKLPGRIVRFPLGDEPLFRCRNNYETLHALQGKAPVAIPAPYNLRRFGDLRYFVESKLPGLEPTGTRKCSWESDRMTAQALHFILQLHTATAQKVILDDALFERLVGASLSHLMGYSNGTDKEMVAKVEALLKEGLLGKEAVLVRTHGDFKRTNLLVNESGEVVGLIDWDLSREMGFPLMDLLWYLSYEVYLKQRIPFYQAIVRVAFEEDLFKNECVQTYWHALDLGPGDRQKIYAVILLLYQFHEHFDHWHKSEEDWFSHAMMPILRSAFEKALATVTEANCSVS; encoded by the coding sequence ATGGCCTCAACGATACATGAACGTCTTGCCGATTTGGTGGAAGGATATGGCTGGCTGGACGGTGTCGGAAAGATTCTGAATGAATTGGGCTCCGAAGAGCGAAAGAAACTCTTTTGGGAAATCCACCTCGGATCCCAGGCAGCATGGATGTTATGGGTGGGAAGAACAAGCCAGGATACCGTCCTGGTTCTTGATGCGGGGTTAGGAACCACAACGGTGGCCCTATCCTATTTATTTATCAATGTGACGGGGGTCTATCGAGATGAGCCTAGCAGGAGATGTGCCATTGCTCGCGCCAGGCAAGAGGGCCGAAAAATTAAGACTGTCCTCTATGGACTTAATCAGTCCCTTTCTTTTCAGGAAGGCCTCTTTGATCTTGTGTGCCTTCCTGACCCGCAGGTTTGGTTGGAAGCCGGCGTAGGCACTGTGCGCAAGGCTAGGGATTTTTTTTCCGAACTCTTCAATTTATTGACTCCTGGTGGAATGATCTATTTGGGAATGAGGGAAGGGCCATTATTCTCTGACATTGGCTATGAGGCAACCCGGGTATACCAACGCGGCCTTGGATCTGCAATGGTGAGGAATTCAAGCAGAGTTCTCAACAGACTCAGTTTTTATCCGACTTGCGGGCCTGTTGAAGCGGTATTTGAGGAGCGAAACAAAAAGTCGTGGGTCTCGAAAGGTCGGTCCACATTGAAAAAAGTGCTAAGAGGGGAGTCGTACGGTTTGATTGTAGGAAAGTCCTGCCCGGAGCGGTCTTCAGGGGTTATAGGGGACATCGTGAGTCAGCCTGAGATTGACCAATCGGACCGATCAGATATTCAAGTGTATGTCGGAACTGCCAATACACTTGTGGGGAAACTTCCAGGTCGGATTGTCCGGTTTCCTTTAGGCGACGAGCCTTTGTTTCGATGTCGAAATAATTATGAGACCTTACATGCGTTACAGGGTAAAGCTCCTGTGGCCATTCCAGCTCCCTACAATCTTCGTCGTTTTGGGGATTTGAGGTATTTTGTCGAATCCAAACTACCCGGTCTTGAACCAACAGGGACCCGAAAATGTTCGTGGGAATCTGACAGGATGACGGCTCAGGCCCTTCACTTCATTTTGCAACTTCATACCGCAACAGCACAGAAAGTGATTCTTGATGACGCGCTTTTTGAGCGCCTTGTGGGTGCTTCTCTTTCCCATTTAATGGGGTATTCCAATGGAACCGATAAAGAGATGGTTGCAAAGGTTGAAGCCCTATTGAAAGAAGGGTTGCTGGGAAAGGAAGCGGTTCTGGTGCGGACCCATGGTGATTTTAAGCGGACAAATTTACTTGTCAATGAGTCCGGGGAAGTTGTCGGTTTGATCGATTGGGATTTGTCGCGAGAGATGGGTTTTCCGTTGATGGATTTATTGTGGTACTTGAGTTACGAAGTCTATTTGAAGCAGCGAATTCCCTTTTACCAAGCCATTGTGAGAGTGGCCTTTGAAGAAGATCTTTTTAAGAATGAGTGTGTCCAAACGTATTGGCACGCACTCGATTTAGGCCCTGGAGATCGGCAGAAAATTTATGCGGTCATTCTGCTTCTCTATCAATTTCATGAGCATTTCGATCATTGGCATAAATCGGAAGAAGATTGGTTCTCTCACGCCATGATGCCAATTTTGCGTTCTGCTTTTGAGAAGGCGTTAGCTACGGTCACTGAAGCAAACTGTTCCGTTTCATAA
- a CDS encoding oligosaccharide flippase family protein: protein MNMQSDMKRLFKHSSIYAVGGIVNRAGAFLLLPLYTSYLTPSEYGTLELVYGVTALVSSLLGVGLAHATLRFYFEFQEELERKFLVSTTLVGSSVIASSGVALLWFTTPILSGFLLGSRQDASLLQLGLLILILQLSTEIGLAYFRAREYSTRFVVASFLRLLLQVGCNYYSVAILGWGVWGILLGNLMSVGISWVYVVGTTVYECGLRFHQAKFRQVLTYSFPFLLSTIVGVAVLYSDRFLLKALYGLEAVGLYALALKFVELGNVLVLEPFKNSYGSFRFSIMKNENVKELQAKIVIYMALVVGLLALGISAFSPAILRMLTTLEYWPAEHLIPILAAGLLVSSLGYPFQTGILYLKKTKYLFYVTVLAGFVKIIFSVAMIPRLGAMGAGFAYLLAEVVSVSLMLFYSQQLFPIQYDYRALGKIGGICALLLGLNWGILFMGYGGFLGAGIAIVSCYPFLILSAGCLNWSEVEAGWHFAVEEIRRLRGTTI, encoded by the coding sequence ATGAATATGCAGTCAGATATGAAGCGCCTCTTCAAGCATTCTTCCATTTATGCAGTCGGAGGAATTGTCAATCGCGCTGGAGCATTTCTTCTTCTTCCGCTCTATACAAGCTATTTGACGCCTTCTGAGTATGGGACGCTGGAGTTAGTTTACGGGGTCACGGCACTCGTCTCTTCTTTGCTGGGAGTGGGATTGGCGCATGCGACATTGCGATTTTATTTTGAGTTCCAAGAAGAGTTGGAACGAAAATTTCTGGTGAGTACGACATTGGTCGGATCCAGTGTGATTGCCTCCAGCGGGGTCGCCTTGTTGTGGTTTACGACACCGATTTTGTCAGGATTTCTGCTTGGCTCAAGACAAGACGCGAGTCTCCTACAGCTTGGCCTCCTTATTCTCATTCTACAATTATCCACGGAAATTGGTCTCGCGTACTTCCGGGCCAGGGAGTATTCCACCCGATTTGTGGTGGCTTCCTTTCTGCGATTACTTTTACAGGTAGGATGTAATTATTACTCGGTGGCTATCCTTGGATGGGGAGTGTGGGGGATTCTTCTGGGAAATCTCATGAGCGTTGGGATATCGTGGGTCTATGTTGTTGGCACCACGGTGTATGAATGCGGGCTACGGTTTCACCAAGCCAAGTTTCGCCAGGTGCTCACCTATAGTTTCCCCTTTCTCTTGAGCACCATTGTTGGGGTTGCCGTTCTGTATTCAGATCGGTTTCTCCTGAAGGCTTTGTATGGACTTGAAGCGGTCGGACTTTATGCTTTGGCGCTGAAGTTCGTGGAATTGGGCAATGTGCTGGTTCTCGAGCCGTTTAAAAACAGTTATGGATCTTTTCGATTTTCAATAATGAAGAATGAAAATGTGAAAGAATTGCAAGCCAAAATTGTTATTTATATGGCTTTAGTGGTTGGCCTGTTGGCACTGGGAATTTCAGCTTTTTCACCGGCTATTCTGCGGATGCTGACGACATTAGAATATTGGCCGGCTGAACACCTTATCCCGATTCTGGCCGCGGGTCTTTTGGTGTCAAGCTTGGGCTACCCATTTCAGACCGGTATTTTGTATTTAAAAAAAACGAAGTACTTATTTTATGTGACTGTGTTGGCCGGCTTTGTGAAAATCATCTTCAGTGTTGCCATGATCCCTCGTTTGGGGGCAATGGGGGCCGGGTTTGCGTATCTTTTGGCGGAAGTCGTGAGTGTGAGTTTAATGCTGTTTTATTCGCAACAGCTTTTTCCCATTCAATATGATTATCGGGCTCTGGGAAAAATTGGAGGGATTTGTGCTCTCCTTTTAGGACTCAATTGGGGAATTCTGTTTATGGGATATGGGGGATTCCTGGGTGCCGGGATAGCTATTGTGAGTTGTTATCCTTTTCTCATATTAAGTGCAGGCTGTCTGAACTGGTCAGAAGTCGAGGCAGGGTGGCATTTCGCTGTCGAAGAAATCCGGCGGTTGCGGGGAACAACTATATAG
- a CDS encoding glycosyltransferase, with translation MANQTKVAHVVLSLQPGGLERLVCTLVCSPILSTLPTIVLCLDEPGVLAPMVENAGCRIVVVKRRPGLDLGLIGRLVKVLKREGVTVVHTHSLDPMLYAGWAAWWMSVAVRIHTQHDIWLRTYNWKDRLKFRVGSLFFHKIVGVSQDTTRAFGEYGISSPQGLTILNGIEEKKFSNPHNGKNMAFREAPDFQNQREWVVGTVARLSPEKGIHHLLHAYSVLQARGIALRLILVGDGPQRGELEALAEGLGISSSVEFMGYQENVEIFLSTFDFFVLPSLTEGIPLSLLEAMANGLPVVATNVGGIPEIIVHQESGLLIPPGNPEDIAQALSRLIQDPGEAKRMANNAQNRIRDHFGMTPMTEAYQYLYEMEPPPSFLKNIVKKVAQKFPRRWMLWNGERDTRHIAITVDDGPDPTYTPQILAILKTYGVTATFFLVGEKIERHKELVLRMIEEGHELGNHSFTHPSFDHLSWKEVVVEIERTQALFQSITGRPCRLFRPPYGKLCLGSIGGAWLARLTCVMWNVDLKDFQAESPGEILAALQCQSLQSGDILLYHGTNPSAVKALPNILDVIVRQNLNPVHISKMLTV, from the coding sequence TTGGCCAATCAAACAAAAGTTGCTCATGTGGTTTTAAGTCTTCAACCCGGTGGACTCGAGCGGTTGGTATGTACGCTTGTTTGTTCTCCTATTCTTTCAACCTTGCCAACGATTGTCCTTTGTTTAGATGAACCGGGGGTTCTTGCTCCTATGGTAGAAAATGCCGGCTGTCGGATTGTGGTCGTCAAACGTAGGCCAGGACTTGATTTGGGTTTGATTGGTCGTTTGGTCAAAGTATTGAAGCGGGAAGGAGTTACCGTGGTGCACACCCACAGTCTTGATCCGATGTTGTATGCCGGGTGGGCAGCGTGGTGGATGTCTGTCGCCGTTCGTATTCATACGCAACATGATATCTGGTTGAGAACATACAACTGGAAGGACCGTCTGAAGTTTCGAGTCGGTTCTCTGTTTTTTCATAAAATCGTCGGTGTCTCTCAAGATACAACGCGGGCGTTTGGGGAGTATGGAATCTCTTCTCCTCAAGGTCTTACGATTTTAAATGGGATCGAAGAAAAGAAATTTTCGAACCCCCACAATGGGAAGAACATGGCTTTTCGCGAGGCCCCCGATTTTCAAAATCAAAGAGAATGGGTGGTGGGGACCGTAGCCCGGCTCTCTCCTGAAAAAGGAATACATCATCTTTTGCACGCTTATTCGGTCCTTCAGGCACGAGGCATTGCCCTTCGACTGATCCTTGTTGGAGACGGACCTCAGCGCGGTGAATTGGAAGCGCTAGCAGAGGGTCTTGGTATCTCTTCAAGCGTAGAATTTATGGGGTACCAGGAAAATGTTGAAATCTTCCTGTCCACTTTTGATTTTTTTGTTCTTCCATCTTTGACCGAGGGCATACCACTTTCATTGTTGGAGGCGATGGCCAACGGTCTTCCCGTTGTGGCGACGAATGTTGGGGGTATTCCTGAGATTATAGTTCATCAGGAATCAGGTCTTTTAATTCCTCCGGGGAATCCCGAAGATATTGCTCAAGCTCTGTCCCGACTTATCCAGGATCCTGGTGAAGCCAAGCGAATGGCTAACAATGCCCAAAACCGAATTCGAGACCATTTTGGAATGACTCCGATGACCGAGGCCTATCAATATCTCTATGAGATGGAGCCACCACCTTCATTCTTGAAGAATATCGTGAAAAAGGTAGCTCAGAAGTTTCCACGGCGATGGATGTTATGGAATGGGGAGCGGGATACCCGTCACATTGCCATCACAGTCGACGATGGCCCCGATCCAACCTATACCCCGCAAATTCTTGCAATCCTCAAAACCTATGGTGTCACCGCAACATTTTTCCTTGTTGGTGAAAAGATCGAGCGGCACAAAGAGTTGGTTTTACGAATGATTGAGGAAGGTCACGAATTGGGGAATCATTCGTTTACTCATCCTTCCTTCGATCACTTGTCATGGAAGGAAGTCGTCGTGGAAATTGAGCGCACTCAGGCACTCTTTCAAAGCATCACAGGACGCCCCTGTCGATTATTCCGTCCTCCCTATGGAAAATTATGTTTGGGCTCTATTGGGGGAGCTTGGCTTGCACGTCTCACGTGTGTCATGTGGAATGTTGATCTCAAGGATTTCCAGGCAGAGAGTCCAGGAGAAATTCTTGCCGCGCTACAATGCCAGTCTCTTCAATCCGGGGATATTCTGTTATATCACGGAACCAATCCCTCTGCGGTCAAGGCACTTCCGAATATCCTGGATGTTATCGTCCGCCAAAACCTGAACCCGGTTCATATTTCAAAAATGCTCACGGTTTGA
- a CDS encoding glycosyltransferase family 4 protein: protein MKFLYHHRTLGRGGEGVHIASMVRALETLGHTIQVASPSGVDPLRMAGASPVDKGQAQVRGITRIWKFVSCWVPDIFFEILEIGYNVVVMIRLGPILLRRGQDVYYERYAFFMFMGVFLAKFFGWPVLLEVNEVVGVQRARNQVLVPVSQWFEKMIFKKADVILTVSSFLKEEVLQRGGKPGAVHVIPNAVDAQVIETTEWGDQIRKRYHLNGHTVVGFAGWFDTWDRLDLLIKAVGDVHKEYPHIRLMLVGNGPVVDGLIEQIRASKLEEVVFLTGPVPRSQVLSYIAAMDICVLPDSNVFGSPIVLFEFMGMGKAVIAPDLLPIRDIIEDRKDGLIVQCGDPGALRQALSLLLGDSALRMELGARARKKVLGQHTWHENGKKVERFASALIDKS, encoded by the coding sequence GTGAAATTTCTTTATCATCACAGAACGCTGGGTCGAGGAGGGGAAGGGGTTCATATTGCCAGTATGGTTCGGGCTCTTGAAACGCTAGGCCATACGATTCAGGTGGCATCTCCGTCTGGTGTAGATCCACTCCGGATGGCCGGCGCCTCGCCCGTTGATAAAGGTCAGGCCCAGGTACGAGGGATAACCCGAATCTGGAAATTTGTGAGTTGTTGGGTTCCTGATATTTTCTTTGAAATTCTTGAAATCGGCTATAACGTGGTGGTGATGATTCGATTGGGGCCAATTTTACTACGGCGAGGCCAAGATGTGTACTATGAACGGTATGCATTTTTCATGTTTATGGGAGTGTTTTTAGCCAAATTTTTTGGGTGGCCTGTTTTGCTGGAGGTGAATGAGGTAGTCGGAGTTCAGAGGGCTCGAAACCAGGTGCTGGTTCCTGTCTCTCAATGGTTTGAAAAAATGATATTCAAAAAGGCCGATGTGATACTCACTGTCTCGAGCTTTTTGAAAGAAGAGGTGTTACAGCGAGGCGGAAAACCAGGTGCAGTCCATGTGATTCCCAACGCGGTGGATGCCCAAGTGATAGAAACGACGGAATGGGGAGATCAGATTCGAAAGCGGTATCACCTCAATGGTCATACTGTCGTTGGTTTTGCAGGATGGTTTGATACCTGGGATCGGTTAGATCTGCTTATTAAAGCGGTCGGAGATGTTCACAAGGAATATCCACATATTCGGCTTATGCTGGTAGGCAATGGCCCGGTTGTTGATGGGCTCATCGAACAGATTCGAGCCAGCAAGTTAGAAGAGGTTGTGTTTCTCACTGGCCCCGTGCCCAGATCTCAGGTGTTATCGTATATTGCGGCTATGGATATCTGTGTGCTTCCAGATTCAAATGTCTTTGGTTCTCCGATCGTCTTGTTTGAGTTTATGGGCATGGGGAAGGCCGTGATTGCGCCGGACCTTCTGCCCATTCGAGATATTATTGAAGATCGTAAGGATGGATTGATCGTCCAATGTGGCGATCCTGGTGCGCTCCGGCAGGCCCTCTCACTGTTATTGGGCGATAGTGCACTGCGGATGGAGTTAGGTGCCCGTGCCAGGAAAAAAGTTCTGGGTCAGCATACCTGGCATGAGAACGGAAAAAAGGTTGAACGGTTTGCCTCTGCACTCATAGACAAGAGTTGA
- a CDS encoding glycosyltransferase family 2 protein produces MKLLFWAAFGAVLYTYFGYPLLVWVFARIRPRPIKQGAFYPSVSMIIAAYNEEKVIGSKMANTMALAYPEGQLEIIVVADGSTDQTVSIAQSYEKQGVTVLHRPARQGKTAALNHAVSVATGEIVLFSDANTVYEPTVIQKITRNFHDPSVGGVSGRKVILIDCDRQTSQGETAFWNYESWLKLGESRLGSIVGADGEIFAIRRALFAPMPSFIVHDDMFLSLKIIEAGFRVIYEGEATSAEYSSKTLHDEFFLKVRYASAGYQILTQFPKMFFPPKTFFASQFISHKLFRWLIPFFLLTMLLSSALIPSLWYHSLFWGQVSFYLAAVLGWVLMKTLGRATFFYVPLYFCMGNAAALYGFFLHFFSAGQTSLWRKAER; encoded by the coding sequence ATGAAACTGCTCTTTTGGGCGGCATTTGGGGCGGTGCTGTATACCTATTTTGGTTATCCACTTCTTGTTTGGGTTTTCGCACGGATAAGACCGAGGCCCATCAAGCAAGGCGCATTCTATCCTTCTGTATCTATGATTATTGCCGCCTATAACGAAGAGAAAGTGATTGGTAGCAAAATGGCCAACACTATGGCGTTGGCATATCCAGAAGGGCAATTGGAGATTATTGTTGTTGCGGATGGGTCGACTGATCAAACGGTGAGTATTGCTCAGTCATATGAAAAACAGGGAGTCACCGTCTTGCATCGACCGGCCAGGCAAGGAAAGACGGCAGCTTTGAATCATGCCGTTTCGGTGGCTACTGGGGAGATTGTTTTATTTTCTGATGCTAACACCGTCTATGAGCCAACGGTGATTCAGAAGATTACACGAAATTTCCATGATCCTTCTGTGGGTGGGGTTTCGGGTCGAAAGGTCATTTTAATAGACTGCGATAGGCAAACCAGTCAAGGGGAGACGGCCTTCTGGAATTATGAAAGTTGGCTTAAATTGGGGGAAAGCCGTTTAGGTTCCATCGTGGGTGCGGATGGTGAAATTTTCGCCATCCGCAGAGCTCTTTTTGCCCCTATGCCATCCTTCATTGTTCATGACGATATGTTTCTTTCTCTGAAAATTATTGAAGCCGGATTTCGAGTGATTTATGAAGGAGAGGCGACTTCAGCCGAATATTCCTCAAAAACGCTTCATGATGAATTTTTTCTCAAGGTTCGCTATGCATCTGCCGGGTATCAGATTCTCACCCAATTCCCCAAGATGTTTTTTCCGCCAAAGACGTTCTTTGCCTCCCAGTTTATCTCTCATAAATTATTCCGCTGGTTGATCCCATTTTTTCTTTTAACCATGCTGTTGAGCAGTGCGCTGATTCCCTCCCTTTGGTATCACAGCCTTTTCTGGGGGCAAGTGTCTTTTTATCTTGCTGCGGTCCTGGGATGGGTTCTCATGAAAACACTCGGCCGCGCTACCTTTTTTTATGTGCCGCTGTACTTCTGTATGGGGAATGCCGCCGCGTTGTACGGATTTTTCCTTCATTTCTTTAGTGCCGGACAAACCAGTCTTTGGCGTAAAGCCGAACGTTAG
- a CDS encoding O-antigen ligase family protein: MVKEETADLEPVDSIGPNRASGNGPIPSPLSFLLFLYFITLYLRPQDWVPFMLNWPVDYIIFAFLLGGSIFQMDGWQRLCKLPLLYVLVVWLVVISLSNLAQGGEGAWYARAAFTEYSKSFLIFMCLFLFLNSTGQIRRLIWFQIFLSGLLAYQCIDQVATGVGWAGQHLGWDDGHGGRAKWVGLWDGMNVLALLFVISFPFLIQFMFSPWNIFIRITSFLFSLLIFQGLLLTQSRGGLLATIVALFASLVLRFKPRTALILGAIVLVLAAPLVGFLTTRGFDDSDGSKSAAHRVDLWAAGLEMAKENPVFGVGKMRFKSAARDKTGLSLIAHNSYVENLGETGFPGLFIYISLSYLSIKGLWHVSRQVSDPKDRSLALALLASICSYAATSMFVTTDFILFYVQLGIAAAFCSLNGFLPRLTLNDIFWIAVIEVGFVLFLRLFTALFFAGGMS, from the coding sequence ATGGTCAAAGAAGAAACCGCAGATCTAGAGCCTGTGGACTCTATTGGGCCCAACCGGGCATCTGGGAATGGACCTATACCTTCACCGCTGTCTTTTCTTCTATTTCTTTACTTCATCACGCTTTATTTGCGGCCCCAGGACTGGGTGCCGTTTATGTTGAATTGGCCTGTTGATTATATAATTTTTGCCTTTTTGCTCGGTGGCTCCATTTTTCAAATGGATGGATGGCAGCGTTTGTGCAAGTTGCCATTATTGTATGTATTGGTAGTCTGGCTTGTGGTGATCAGCCTGTCAAACCTTGCGCAAGGAGGGGAAGGAGCATGGTATGCGCGTGCGGCTTTCACGGAGTATTCGAAATCCTTTCTTATTTTCATGTGCTTGTTTCTGTTTTTAAACTCAACTGGACAAATCCGTCGGCTGATATGGTTCCAAATTTTCCTGTCAGGGCTTCTCGCCTACCAGTGTATTGATCAAGTGGCGACTGGGGTTGGGTGGGCCGGGCAACATCTTGGTTGGGATGATGGACACGGTGGTCGCGCAAAGTGGGTGGGACTTTGGGATGGGATGAATGTTCTGGCTTTGCTTTTTGTCATTTCCTTTCCGTTTCTCATTCAATTTATGTTCTCTCCCTGGAATATCTTTATTCGGATTACATCCTTTCTTTTTAGCCTACTTATTTTTCAAGGACTTCTTTTGACTCAGTCACGCGGAGGATTATTGGCCACAATCGTAGCCTTGTTCGCTTCGCTGGTCTTACGATTTAAGCCACGTACCGCGTTGATCCTTGGTGCCATTGTTCTGGTTCTGGCCGCGCCGTTGGTTGGCTTTCTGACGACACGCGGGTTTGATGATAGTGATGGGAGTAAGTCAGCGGCACATCGTGTGGATCTTTGGGCTGCAGGGTTGGAGATGGCTAAAGAAAACCCTGTTTTTGGTGTAGGAAAGATGCGTTTTAAGAGCGCTGCGAGAGATAAAACAGGGCTCAGCCTCATTGCACATAATTCTTATGTGGAAAATCTTGGCGAAACTGGCTTCCCCGGGCTGTTTATCTACATCTCATTGTCGTATCTGTCGATAAAAGGGCTGTGGCATGTATCGAGGCAAGTCTCTGATCCTAAGGATCGCTCACTCGCTTTGGCTCTTTTAGCGAGCATTTGTTCGTATGCAGCCACCTCGATGTTTGTGACCACAGATTTTATTCTTTTTTATGTACAGCTTGGTATTGCTGCAGCCTTTTGCTCATTAAATGGTTTTCTTCCTCGGTTGACTCTAAATGATATTTTTTGGATTGCCGTGATAGAAGTTGGATTTGTACTGTTTCTTCGATTATTTACTGCACTGTTTTTTGCTGGCGGAATGTCATAA